A section of the Amblyomma americanum isolate KBUSLIRL-KWMA chromosome 2, ASM5285725v1, whole genome shotgun sequence genome encodes:
- the LOC144119645 gene encoding neprilysin-1-like, whose protein sequence is MPPAPPEAPGRQIEVVPPPSKADNFLNTCVTIVAVLIVVTLIVMGFILLKCFSVQEVCNRTITISDTNTSLSCESEECKAYALLMRSSKLDFQEACEDFYEHVCGGWTRMAKVAPDEVFKSVARDTRRAVEDQVSEILNNTVISYRDQTAAQKAAALYQGCINIVPMRP, encoded by the exons ATGCCTCCTGCACCACCGGAGGCCCCAGGTCGGCAAATAGAAGTCGT ACCTCCGCCTTCGAAGGCCGACAACTTCCTCAACACGTGCGTCACCATCGTCGCTGTGCTGATCGTGGTCACGCTGATCGTCATGGGCTTCATCTTGCTCAAGTGCTTCAGCGTCCAGGAAGTCT GTAACAGGACGATAACCATCTCAGATACGAACACCTCTCTGTCCTGTGAGAGCGAGGAATGCAAGGCGTATG CGCTGTTGATGCGCTCCTCCAAGCTGGACTTCCAGGAGGCGTGCGAAGACTTCTACGAGCACGTGTGCGGTGGCTGGACGCGCATGGCCAAGGTGGCGCCGGACGAGGTCTTCAAGAGCGTCGCGAGGGACACGCGCCGGGCCGTCGAGGACCAGGTCTCCG AAATCCTGAACAACACCGTGATATCGTATCGGGATCAGACGGCAGCCCAGAAGGCAGCTGCTCTCTACCAAGGATGCATCAACATAG TGCCTATGCGCCCTTAG